TGCGTTGCCTTATGCTTTTGATGCGCTTGAACCACACATTGACAAGACAACAATGGAAATACACCATGACAAACACCATGGTGCCTATGTAAAAAATCTGAACGATGCTGTAAAAGGTACGAAGTACGAAAGCCTCACCCTGGATGAGATCCTGGCCTCAGTAAAAGCAGATGATAAAGCGATCCGTAACAATGGTGGCGGACACTATAACCACTCCCTGTTCTGGACATTGTTGTCACCTGCTAAAACTACCCCTTCTGAGAAACTGAAAGCTGCTGTGACAGAATCTTTCGGGTCATGGGAGAAATTCCAGGATGCGTTTAATACTGCTGCAAAGACAGTATTCGGTTCAGGATGGGCATGGCTCATTGTTACACCCGGTAAGAAGCTGCAGGTGATATCGACACCGAATCAGGATAACCCCTTAATGAAAGGGATCGTAAAGGATACCGGTACGCCAATCCTGGCATTGGATGTTTGGGAGCATGCGTATTATCTGAAGTATCATAACGTGCGTCCTGATTACATCACTGCTTTCTGGAATGTGATTAACTGGAATGAAGTGGATAAACTGTATGCCGCTGCAATCAGGTAATTAATAAAATCCTGGTTCTATCCCGCTGGCATCTACCCGCGGTATAGAACCGCCCTCAAACAAAAACGCTCTTGCCTCAGGCAAGAGCGTTTTTGTTTGCTTATTTATTTTCGCTTAAAGAATACAAACCCATTTTTTTCGCCTATCACTTCCAGGTTGGGATTCGCCCTCCAGGGCCCACTGTCCGTCACCCTGCAAATAAAATACGTAGGCTTATCCACCGGGCCATTCAACAACCATTCCTGATTATAATAATTCTTATTAGCCGCCGGCATCTTCTTCGTATAAAACAAATGTGCATAACTATGATAACTCAACACCTGCACATAGTCATCCTTTCCCTGGAACGACTCGAAAAATTCTATCGCCGCCCGCTGTGAAAACCCTTCAATCTTTGGTGTAAAATGCACCACCGTAATCTGTATCGCACAGATCGTACTCACAAATAACGTCACCATTCCCACCTTCACTTTCTTATTGAACAACAACACCGCACTCACGATCACCAACAGCAAATACACTGCTCCATACGCGCTCTCCCACAATGAAAACGGTACATCTGCCTGCAAATTTGCCTTTGCAAATCTATCCCCGATCGCTGCGATCAACTGCGCTTTGTACACTCCCACTACCGGCAGCAATGTAATGGCCGTTGCAATCAGCATTCCTACCAACAGCATCAGCACAATATTCCATGCCCGCAGCACCACTTTACCTTCCGCCACTCTATATATCTGCCATGCTGCCAAAAAGCTCAGCGGGAAATAACACAATGATGAATAATGCACAATCTTCGTCTCTACAATAGAGAACATGATCAATGCCACCCAAAACAACACCCACATCCAAATCCTGAAGTCGCGGATCTCCGCACCCTGTGCGCCACTATAAATAGACCTTTCTTTCCGGCTCCTGAAATACGAAAACAGGAAAATGCTCGCCGGGAAACAACCTATCAGCAACACAATCCAGTGATAAAAGAAATTACCCCCATGCCCTGCATCCGGTGTAGTGAGCAAACGGACCTGGTAGGTCACAAACTCATTCACAAACCACCAGCCCCGGGTGAGTATTTGATACCCAAACCACAGCGCGGCCGTAATAAAGGCGAGCAAGGTGATCAACCCCAGCTGTGGCAGCCTGATTCCCGTCTTTCCCTTCTTTACTACCCAGTATACAACAAAGCTGAGCAAACTCACCAATATTGCTACCGGTCCTTTGGTCAGCACCGCCAATCCCAGGGCGATACCGCCCAGAATAGCCATCCTGTTCGGCTTCGCTGCATAAGGCACCCGAAACACGCAATAGATCGCTAAAAATATAAAGTAGTTAAAAGTAGGATCAATGATCCCTGACTTAAAATAGAAATGCGGTAACCAGGAACCGGCATATGCCAGGGCCCACCATAAGCCCAGCTTTTCATCAGCCAGCTTTTTCCCAATACTAAAAAGCGTAACAAGGGTAGCAATACCAATGATGGCATTTGGAAAACGTGCAGCAAATTCATTGACACCAAAAATGACCATGCTAAAGGCCTGCATCCATATGAATAAAGGCGGCTTTTCCCAGAAAGGGGCAAAGTCGATCTGTACCTGTGAATAGTTATGTGTTACAAGCATCTCCCTTGCTGCTTCCGCAAAGTTGATCTCATCCCAGTCAAACAGGTGCACATGCCCCAGAAAAGGCACGAATAGGGTCGCGGCCGCAATGGCGATAAGCAGGTATTTCATTCCCTAATTTAGATTGATCTGTTAAGACTCCTTTATTCTTCCTGATTAACAAATCAATAAAAATAACTAAATCAACTGGTAGTGTTCCAGTTTGATTGCTATTTTGGAATTATATGGCCGCTGAGTTGAGCGGAAGTGCCGCTGGTTGAGGATTATTTTTTAGATCAGAGAAATAAATTCAGCTACAACACGGGCAATCAACTAAGACGCATCGCAGTTTCGGGAATAATTTCAGCAGGCGTATTCCCCTTTTTTTTATCAAATACGATGTAAAGCAGGAGGCTGCTGCAGGTACCAATAATACTTCCTACATACACATCAATAAAGAAATGCTGTGCCAGGTAAATCCTGGACCAGGCAGCCGCAAATGCCAGCATGATAAATACCAGTCCCATCATCTTATTACGGGTGATCAGGGCCAGGAAACAGAACATGGCAAAGGCCGTCGTAGTATGACCGGAAGGGAAGCTGCATCCCCCGTGAACGGTTACCCATTTTACAGTGTGGATGATAGCCGGGTCTTCGAAGTATTTAATAGGCCTGGGGGCATTGAAATAATGTTTGGCGGTTTGTACCAGGATCGTTACCA
This window of the Chitinophaga sancti genome carries:
- a CDS encoding superoxide dismutase, which encodes MNKREFIKLAGLASVAAAVGNPAGMVSAASLKGKNDKNGNSPKAPFTVPALPYAFDALEPHIDKTTMEIHHDKHHGAYVKNLNDAVKGTKYESLTLDEILASVKADDKAIRNNGGGHYNHSLFWTLLSPAKTTPSEKLKAAVTESFGSWEKFQDAFNTAAKTVFGSGWAWLIVTPGKKLQVISTPNQDNPLMKGIVKDTGTPILALDVWEHAYYLKYHNVRPDYITAFWNVINWNEVDKLYAAAIR
- a CDS encoding ArnT family glycosyltransferase, with translation MKYLLIAIAAATLFVPFLGHVHLFDWDEINFAEAAREMLVTHNYSQVQIDFAPFWEKPPLFIWMQAFSMVIFGVNEFAARFPNAIIGIATLVTLFSIGKKLADEKLGLWWALAYAGSWLPHFYFKSGIIDPTFNYFIFLAIYCVFRVPYAAKPNRMAILGGIALGLAVLTKGPVAILVSLLSFVVYWVVKKGKTGIRLPQLGLITLLAFITAALWFGYQILTRGWWFVNEFVTYQVRLLTTPDAGHGGNFFYHWIVLLIGCFPASIFLFSYFRSRKERSIYSGAQGAEIRDFRIWMWVLFWVALIMFSIVETKIVHYSSLCYFPLSFLAAWQIYRVAEGKVVLRAWNIVLMLLVGMLIATAITLLPVVGVYKAQLIAAIGDRFAKANLQADVPFSLWESAYGAVYLLLVIVSAVLLFNKKVKVGMVTLFVSTICAIQITVVHFTPKIEGFSQRAAIEFFESFQGKDDYVQVLSYHSYAHLFYTKKMPAANKNYYNQEWLLNGPVDKPTYFICRVTDSGPWRANPNLEVIGEKNGFVFFKRK
- a CDS encoding phosphatase PAP2 family protein, producing MKTIVTLFGKNAWFFAPFLLWVITGAILQIFFSHEELFLAINSFHAPWADVIMSGLTYVGDGITFAIMLVVILALRKYRMFLNAGCILLLVTILVQTAKHYFNAPRPIKYFEDPAIIHTVKWVTVHGGCSFPSGHTTTAFAMFCFLALITRNKMMGLVFIMLAFAAAWSRIYLAQHFFIDVYVGSIIGTCSSLLLYIVFDKKKGNTPAEIIPETAMRLS